The sequence CGTGCCACCCGGACTGGTTCATCGGCACGGTGGCCCGGGTGCTGCTCTACGGCCTGCCCAGGCCCAACGAAGTGGACGAGTTCGGCCGGCTCAAGATCTACTACGGGCGCACCGTCCACAACCGCTGCATCAACCGCGATTACATGGATGAAGGCATCTTCTCCGCGAACTTCGGCGAGCCCGGCTGCCTGCTCGAGATCGGGTGCAAGGGGCCCTTCACCTACGCCGACTGCCCGTCGCGCCAGTGGAACAGCGGCGTGAACTTCTGCCTCAGCGCCAACGCCCCGTGCATGGGGTGCACCGAGCCGGGATTCCCGGACGCCCACTCGCCGCTGTACCAGAGGAGGTAGGGATGAAGACGCGCGTGATGGTGGACCCGCTGACCCGGATCGAGGGACACCTGCGGGTCGAGGCGATGGTGGAGGACGGCAGCGTGGTGGAAGCCCGCTGCGGCGGCACGCTGTACCGGGGGTTCGAACAGATCCTCGAGGGCCGCGACCCGCTGGATGCGGTGCAGCTCACGCAGCGATTCTGCGGCGTGTGCCCCACCGCCCACGCGGTGGCATCCTCGCAGTGCCTGGACCACGCGTTCGGCATCATGCCGCCCGACAACGGGCGCATCATCCGCAACCTGATCCAGGGCTCCAACTACATCCAGTCGCATATTCTCCACTTCTACCACCTGGCGGCCCTGGACTACGTGCGCGGGCCCGAGTTCCCGCCCTTCATCCCGCGGTACGAGGCGGACTACCGGCTGCCGAAATCCACCAGTGACGAGATCGTGAGCCACTACGTGCAGGCGCTGCACGTGCGCCTGAAGGCCCACGAGATGTCGGCGGTGTTCTCCGGGAAGATGCCCCACTGCGCGTCGGTGGTTCCCGGAGGGGTGACCGTCACCCCGGCGGTGGACAAGGTCACCACGTTCCTGTGGCGACTGAAGGAGCTGCGCGAGTTCATCACCGGGACGTACCTGCCCGACGTGCTCACCGTGGCGGAGGTGTACCGCGAGTACGCGGAGATCGGCGCGGGGGCGAAGAACTACCTCTCCTACGGTGCGTTCGACCTGGACAACGAACCGGCGGTCACGAGCCGGAAGCGCTTCTTCCCGATGGGCCTGGTACGGGATGGGAAGCTGGAGCCGCTGGACCCGGCCCGCATCGCCGAAGACGTGCGGCACTCCTGGTACTCGTCCCCCAGCCATCTCGCCCCGGCCGTGGGACGGACCACGCCCGATCCGGCCAAGCCCTCGGCCTACACGTGGCTCAAGGCGCCCCGCTACGCCGACTCGGTGTGCGAAGTCGGTCCGGCGGCGCGCGCCGCAGTCGCCGTCGCCGCCGGCGGCAGTTCCCCGCACCTGGACGCGCTGCACGAAGCCCTCACGCGCCTGCGGCTCAAGCCCGGAAACCTGTCCTCGGTG is a genomic window of Candidatus Eisenbacteria bacterium containing:
- a CDS encoding nickel-dependent hydrogenase large subunit, yielding MKTRVMVDPLTRIEGHLRVEAMVEDGSVVEARCGGTLYRGFEQILEGRDPLDAVQLTQRFCGVCPTAHAVASSQCLDHAFGIMPPDNGRIIRNLIQGSNYIQSHILHFYHLAALDYVRGPEFPPFIPRYEADYRLPKSTSDEIVSHYVQALHVRLKAHEMSAVFSGKMPHCASVVPGGVTVTPAVDKVTTFLWRLKELREFITGTYLPDVLTVAEVYREYAEIGAGAKNYLSYGAFDLDNEPAVTSRKRFFPMGLVRDGKLEPLDPARIAEDVRHSWYSSPSHLAPAVGRTTPDPAKPSAYTWLKAPRYADSVCEVGPAARAAVAVAAGGSSPHLDALHEALTRLRLKPGNLSSVLGRHLARAVETRVLADAMSDWVLQIKLDQPVATPFTIPDQAQGYGLWDASRGALGHWVSIRNKRIERYQAVVPTTWNASPRDDRGRPGPIELALVGAPVPDVENPFSLARVVRSFD